TCGGCATAACGCCCGGCATACGGACGGCTCAGCAGCGTGGCGAAATATTGCAGGCTGATCACCAACCCGGCCCAGAACGCGCTGTAACCAAGATGTTCGTGGACGTAACCCGGCAAAATCGCCAGCGGCAGGCCGATGGTCAGATAGTTGGCAAAGTTGAACACCAGAATGGAGAGAATTCGCAGCGTGGTCTTAGACGGGCTGACCGCAGCAAGGTCGGGCGAAGCAGGTTCAGGCATGGAAATTCGTGTCTCACGAAGAAGGTTCAGGCATGTTGCGAAGCCGTAAATGAGTCTTTGACTTTATTAGCAATTGATGACTTTCGCAACAAATTGAACCGCTGTTTTATTCACGCTTCCCCGTACTGCCATCAAAGTGACACATCACTGTCATGCGCCCTGATTATGGTCGGGAGACTTCAACCGGAGGACATCCTATGTTCAGCATGGATACCCTGTTTCAGGATCTCGACCCGCAGCACAAAACCCCTTCCTGGCAACGCCGTCTGTTAAAAATCTTATTCCGCGAAAAAGAATTTCACCGCTTTGCCGGTCAGTATCAGCACCTGAAAGGGATTGATATGGCCGAGCAGGTGCTGGAGCATTTTACTATTCGCTGTGAACTGACGGAACGTGACCGCGAGCAAATCCCCAGTTACGGCCCGGTGGTGATTGTCGCCAACCATCCGATTGGTACGCTGGACGGTCTGGCGCTGCTGCACGCGGTGGCGTCGGTGCGTCCGGATGTCAAAGTGGTGGCGAATCAGCTGTTGTCGCTGGTGTCCTCGCTCGGCAGCCTGATGATCCCGGTGGACAATATGGGCAACCGCACGCGGCGAAATCAGGTGACACAGATGCAGGAACATCTGGAAAATCAGGGCGTGCTGATTGTGTTCCCGGCGGGTGAAGTCTCACGTATGAGTTCCAAAGGCGTGCGCGACGGCAAATGGCACACCGGTTTTATCCGTCTGGCCGCCAAAGCCCGTGCGCCGGTGGTGCCGGTACATATCAGCGGCAGCAACAGCGCGCTGTTTTATCTCACGTCGATGATTTACCGCCCGCTCAGTACGCTGTTGCTGGTGCATGAAATGTTCGGCCAGCGCGGCAACAGTCTGACGCTGAAAATCGGCGCACGCATTCCGTATTCCAGCTGGCACGACGGACAAATGCAGGCAGGCGATCTGGCGGCGCGTTTTCGTAAACATCTTTACCGCCTCGGCGCAGGTAAGCCGGGGCTGTTCCACACTGAAACCTCGATTGCGCGTGCGGAAGATCGCGCCGTACTGAAACACGCGCTGGAAGCCAGCGAAGTGCTGGGCAAAACGCCGGACGGCAAAATGATTTATCTCTATCGTCGTCACGGCGAGGATTACGTCCCTGTTCTGCGTGAGCTGGGGCGTCTGCGGGAAATTGCATTCCGCGCCGTCGGGGAAGGCAGCGGTCGCCGCCGTGATCTCGATGGCTACGACGACGACTATTATCATCTGGTCTTATGGGATCCGCAGGCGCTGGAAATCGTCGGCGCTTACCGGTTTATCCCGACCGCCGATCAGGTCGCCAGCAAAGGACTGAACGGAATTTACAGTCAGAGTCTGTTCCAGTACGGCCATCAGATGGACCCGATTCTGGCGCAGGGCATCGAACTCGGACGCAGCTTTATTCAGCCCGCTTACTGGGGCAAACGCGGGCTGGATTACCTGTGGCTGGGCATTGGCGCGTATCTGGCGAAATATCCGCAGACGCGTTATCTGTTTGGTCCGGTGTCGATTTCCGGCGGAATGCCGCTGCCTGCACGCGATTTGCTGGTGGCATTTTATCGTTTGTATTTCGCACCGGCGTTACCGCTGGCGACCTCGCGCCGCCCGTATCCGGCTTCGCTGCCCGATGTGCTGGCACAGTTTTGCGGCGACGATTATCAGGAAGATTTACTACGTCTGAAGCGCTTACTGACCAATCTCGGATGCAGTATTCCGGCGCTGTATAAGCAGTATTCAGAACTATGTGAAAGCGGCGGCGTGCAGTTCATTGATTTCGGCAGTGATCCGGAATTCAACAACTGTATTGATGGTCTGGTGCTGGTGGATCTCAGCCAGCTAAAACCGGCGAAGTACGAACGGTATATTGCTGTGCATCACTGATTCAGCTAGCTGAACACCAGCAACGGGGCCTGCGGGTCCCGTTGCTTAAAGAACGAAAATTTTATTTAGACTGATTCACATCAACCACGGAAATGGTGTAAATCACGACGTTATTCAGCGGCGATTCACCCCTGGCGTCTTTGGTTTTTTCCAGCGTCGCCGGTGGGATCACCACGGTAATCTGTCCCCCTTTGCGGATCAGTTTCACACTGTCGCGCAGCACCGGCGGCATAGTGGCCACGCGGAAAACCTCGTAGGCATTATCGATTTTCGGCGCGTCCACTACCGTGCCATCGACCAGCACCCCTTTGTAGTTCACCTGTAAGGTATCGGTGTCTTTCAGCGCAGCGCCTTCCCCTTTATTGTCAATGAAATACAGCAGACCCTGCCTGGTCTTTTTGACGCCTTCACGTTTGGCAAACGCATCAACGTAGGCCTTATCTTCCGCCTGTTTCTTCTCGTTTTGCGCCTGCGTCAGCACTTTAACCTGCTCATCAAACGCGGACATGGTCGCCCGGATATCTTCGTCGGTCATTTTCCCCTGATGGGCGAACGTATCGGCGATACCCGCCAGCAGGATATTTTTGTTCAGCGTGATATGCAGGCTTTTCTGGTTAGCGAGCTGCTCTTCGATAAAGTGCGCCAGCATGACACCGCTGGCATACGCACGCTTCTGCTCTTCACTGTCGGGCATCTGCGCCGGTGCAGGGGCTATTCCGGCGGCGTTAATGCTTTCAGCGGTGACCTCTTCCGGGATGACATTTTTTGCCGGTTCCGGTGCCGGAGGCGTGGTGTCTGCCGGAGTGGTTGGCAACGTTGTTTCAGCAGCCGGTGCTTTGGTGGTTACTGGCTCAGGCGTCTGTTCTGGTGCGGGAACAGGTGCTGATGCAGGATCTACGGCGGGTGTGGGTGCCGGAGCAGGAGCCACAACCGGTGCCGTCGCTGATGGCGTCACTGATGGCGTCACTGGCGCCGCGGCCGGTTCAGTTGCGCTGGCAGATAGCGTCATTCCTGACATCATCAGGGCACTGAACAGGTAAATTCCTTTTTTGCGGGAGAGGGACATAAGGTTCCTTGAAAGAGTTAAGTTTTACAAAACGGATAATATTGCATAACACTTGTCATACAATAATCTTCAGGATCTGATATTTTAAAATTACGTGGCGGTATTCTATATTTAACATTGAAAATAAAAAGTATTTAATATGTAAATCTTAATATAAAAATAAACCAACGCAATGATTTATCTGCGTTAAACATTATTAACCGTCAGGATCTCATTTCTATTTATAGGAATTTTCCCGCCCTGCGCATTTTTCACGATAATCATTAGCCATCGCCATTTTCAGCAGCAGATCATGACCCATGTAATTACGCCCGTTGAAAGGATTTTGTAAAACGACGACCGCGTTTTTATGTTTCTTGCCGAAGCTGAAATGGCGCAGTAATGAAAAAAAACTGCAGCACTCAGGCTGCAGTTTTTCAGAAGGCGGGAAGGAAGATTAACGCTCCCTGAGCGCTTCGTTCATTTTGTTGAGCGGCTTCAGCAGATAATCAAGAATGCTTTTGTTGCCGGTTTTGATATCTACCGTCGCGATCATGCCGGGGAAAATATAAAACTTCTCGTGGTGTTTATTTTCCAGATAATTAGCGCTGGTTTTGATATTCACCCGGTAATAGTAAACATCACGGCGGACTTCATCCTGGATCGTGTCCGGAGAAATGGTGGTCACTTCGCCGTCGAAACTGCCGTAGATAGAATAGTCATAGGCGGTAATCTTCACTTTGGCTTTTTGCCCCGGATGAATAAATGCCACATCGCGCGGGGAAATCTGCGCTTCCACCAGCATCTGATCGTCGATCGGAACCAGCGTCATCAGCTTGCCATTCGGCGGGATCACGCCGCCGACGGTATTGACGTCGATATTCTTCACAATCCCTTTGACCGGCGAGAAGAATTCCAGACGATTCAGTGAGTCTTTACGCCCTAAAATCACCGAGCGCTGCGCTTCAATCTCAGCGTTGGCCTTGGCCAGCTCTTCACCGGCGCGCACGTGATACTGCGTTTCGAGATCGGTCGCCTTACTTTCCATTTCATTAATCTGGCGTTGCAGACGCAGCACTTCCACGTCACTGGCCGCGCCCTGTTTGACCAGCGGCACGGTCATCGACAGCTCACGACGGATCAGCGTCACGCCCTGTTTCAGGCCAGTTAACTGCTTTTCCAGACTGTTGCGGCTGGAGTTGTACAGTTCGGTTTCTGATTTCACCAGCTCCGGCTCGTCATCCAGCTCTTGCGGGAACACCAGCGGCGTGTTGTTGATCTGCGCCGTCAAACGCGCCGCCGTCGCCAGCGCGGCATGTAAACGCGCCACGCTTTCCTGGACGCCGGATTCGGTTTTGGTCCGGTCGAGCTGCGCCAGACGCTGCCCGCGTTCCACCACTTCGCCTTCCTGCACGTCGATGCTGTGAACAATCCCGCCTTCCAGCGACTGCACGATCTGCTCGTGAGAAGAAGGAATGACTTTACCGGTGCCGGTGGTGACTTCATCCAGGGTGTAGAAATTCGCCCACAGGAAAAAACACAGCAGCATCAGCGATAAGGCCCACACCAGAAGGGTGGAGCGTGGCAGCGCTTTTTCTGCCTGCTGGCGCTGGAATGATGTGCGTCCGTTCATCATGATGCCTCCTGTTTAACCGGCGGTTTCACGGGCTGTTGCGCCGCTGCCGGTGCCTGTCCTTTTTGCCTGAAATGCTTGTTGAGGATTTCGTCTTTGTTGCCGTCGAGAGAAATGCGCCCGTTATCCATGACGATGATGCGATCCACCAGCTGTAAAAGCGCCAGACGGTGCGTGGCGACGACCAGCGTTTTGTCTTTTGCCCAGCCGGAGAGCTGATTGATCAGATTCCATTCAGAAATCTCATCCAGCCATGCGGTCGGTTCATCGAGCAACAGAACCTGCGGCTGGGTGATGATATTACGCGCCAGCAACAGTGCCTGACGCTGACCGCCCGAAAGTCCGACACCGCCTTCATGAATGAGGAAATTCAGGCCGTTCTCTTTTTGCTGCACAAACGTCAGCGCACCGCTGATAACCAGCGCCTGATGAATTTCTTCGTCAGTGGCCTGCGGGCGTCCCATAGTGATGTTGTCGCGCACCGACCCGAAGAACAGGCTGGCATTCTGGTTATGCAGCGCGACGTCACGGCGTAAATCCGCCGGATCAATCTGTTTAATATTGACGTTATCGAGCACCACCTGCCCTTGCTGAACCTGCTGCATACCCGCCAGCACCTGCAACAGCGTCGATTTGCCCGCCCCGTTTTTGCCCAGCACGGCGATTTTCTCACCCGGTTTGATGTGCAGTTTTGCAATGGTCAGATTGGCGACTTTTTCTTCCTCATCGTAATAAAACACCGCGTCATGCAGCGCGTAGTCGCCGGTGATTTGCGCCTTGTGGACCATCTTCTGACCGTCTTCCTGATCAATCGGGCGCTGCATCAGTTCATCCAGCCCTTTACGCGCGACTTTCGCCTGCTGCCAGCGGGAAAGCACACCGGAAATCTGCGCCAGCGGCGCAATGGTACGCGAAGCCAGAATTGTGGTGCCGACCAGCGCACCGGTAGTCATATCGCCGCTCATCACCAGATAACAACCGACCAGCAGCACCACGGCGTAGACGATGGACTGCACTTCCTGCGTCCAGGTCATCAGCATGCTGGTCAGAAAACGCTGACGCATACTGATATCCGCCGACACTTCATTGCAGTGATTCCACTGGTTCTGAAAACGTTGTTCGGCGCGCATGAGTTTGATGTCTTCCAGAGATTCCACCGCTTCCACCAGCGACGCATTACGCACCGCCGATTCGCGCATCCCTTCACTGGCCAGTTTCGCCAGCGGTTTCTGGATCAGTAATCCGGGGATCAGCAACAGCGGCAGTGCCAGTAACACGACAAACACCAGCGGGCCGCCAATCATCCACAAAATCACCGTGAACAGCAGGAAGAACGGCAGGTCGGCCATCACGCTGATGGTGGTCGAGGTGATCAGTTCACGTACCGATTCCAGCTCGCGGATTTGCGAAATAAAGGAGCCGGTGGATTTGGAACGGGCACCGTTTTTAATGCGCAGCGCGCGGCCAAAAACGCGGTCGGAAATACGCAAATCGGCGCGCTTACCCACCACGTCCGAGATATGGACACGCACCATGCGCATCACGAATTCAAAGGTGATCGCCAGCATCACACCGGCAAATAACACCCACAGTGTCGGGATAGATTGCGACGGCACCACGCGGTCATACACCTGCATGGAAAACAGCATGCCCGCCAGCGCCAGCACGTTGGCAATCATCGACGCCAGCATGATGTCGCTGTAACGACGCCAGTCTTTCAGTGCCAGATCCCAGAACCAGTTTTTCTTGTACGGTTTGATGTAGTTATCAACGCGCGCATCAGGAATGGTATGCAGCGGTCGCAGCAGCGTGATGCTCTGCGCCCGCTCAGAAAGTTGTTCAGACGTCAGGGTGGTTTCCAGCCCGTTATCTTCAGTAAATTGCACGGCGCACTGGCCGCTGGCGTCCAGATGTGTCACCACACCCAGCCGGCCGTTATCGAGCGTGACCACAAACGGCACACTGACCGGATCCAAATCACGCGGATGCAAATCACGGGTCACGCGTCCCAGCCCGAGCTTTTTTGCCATTTCATCAAGCACGACGTCAGCCGGTGAACCCATTTCCCACGCGATAGTGGCTTTAACGTGTTCTTCTGAATAATCCAGACGGTAGTGTTTCGCGATATCGAGCATGGCTTTCAGCCAGGCGGTGTAGCCTTTATCTAACATGGTCTCTTTTTTCATCTTCATTCTTCCCTAATTCATTCTTCCTTCACGCTCATTCCGGAACATGAACAGGCCATCCGCAGAAGCGGAACAGGGTCTTTCCCCTGCTCCGCTCTGCGACTGATTAACCGACAATCAGCTGATGGTTCGCCAGCAACGTCGCCAGATCGGTATGCACGTTATTCAGCGTGGCGATGGTAGTCATCGACTGCGCTGAACCACTGCCATCCATATCCACCTTGATGACGGTATTGTTGCCTTCTGTGGTCACCGACAGGTAATCGGTGATGTTGCCCGCCGAGGCATCGAGCGTCGCCACGCCATTGACGTAGCTGGCCGAGCCCGTGCCGGTGTAACCGCCGGACTGCAACAGTTCGCTCAGATCCAGACGGTCTGAGTTCGCCGTGCCTTCCCATGTGCCGACCGTAAAGCCGTTGATGGTATCCGAGCCGTTACCGCCGGTGGCGTCGGCGCTGTCCAGCAACTTGTACAGCAGCGTGTCGTGCCCGCCGTTGCCTAAGTTGAAGGTATCGTTGCCGCCGCGCCCTTCGAACACGTTATCGCCCGCACTGCCGGTGAACACATCGTCATAGTTCGATCCGGCAATTCCCTCGATATCCCTGAAGGTTGACGTGTTGAACCCGGTGTTCTGCGCGTTACTGCTGCTCAGATCCACCGTGACGCCGCTGGTGGCATTGCGGAAATCGACGATGTCCTGACCGCCGGTGGCGCTCCATATCGCATGGTCTGACGTGGTGCTCCAGCCGCCGGAGCCGTTGTACACATAGGTGCCGCTTTCCGCGATAAACGTGTCGTTGTAGCCGGTACCGGTGATCGTCCCGCTGTTACCGCCGGTTGCCGCATCTGCGGTTAACGAGTAGCTGCTGGTACCATCGCCTGCGGTCAGGTCATTCCAGGTCGCATTGGATGACACGCCATTGATGTTACGTACCAGCACTGCCGAATAGGTTTCATTCGGATCCAGCCCGTAGAAATTCACCAGCGCCGAGGCATCGTTGATACCGATACCTGACTGGGCGTTGATGATCTGCGAGGCCACCAGTTCACCGGCAGAGTTATAAAGCTGCACGGTGTTGCCGTAGAACACGTTCATCCCTTCGCCGTCGAGAATGCGCAGGTGGATCGCCGTGCCGTCTGCAATGGTGCTGTTGTTAGCGATGTACACCACTTTGCCGTTGGCCTGCGATACCAGCAGATCCTGCGTCCCGTTCCAGTCGTAATCGAGGGTCGCAATCCCCGTTACGTTGACCAGCGATGACGCCAGCGCGCTGTTTGTCCAGCCTTTGCCGGTGCCGTCGTTCAGATACAACGTGGCGGTCTGGCTGCCGGAATAGGTGCTGAACTTGATGATGTCCATATCACCGTCACCGTCCCAGTCCACAGCGGCTGACAGATAACCGGCTGACGCTGCGTTCGTGGTCGATGTTTCCACCGCCGTTGGCGTAGTCAGCAACGTTCCCTGCCCGCTGTTGTAGTAAATCGCGCCACCATAGTTGTACGTTCCGTTCGGATTCAGGCCGGAGGAAATGTACAAGTCCATCAGGCCGTCGCCGTTGAAATCCGCCCAGGTCATAGACACGGCCGTGGTGGTGTTTGCGGCATTTGGCACAAACACGTTGGCAATGCTCTGCGTTTCCGACAATGTGCCGGTCCCGTTATTGTTCACCACCGTCAGGGCGTACACGCCGTTGCGGTTGGTGTGCTGAACGATGTCCACGGTACCGTCGTTATTGATATCCACACCGGAGATTTCACGATAAGAAACTCCGGCAAGGCCCGCCGCACCGTTGGTGCCGTCTGGGGTCACCACGCCATTGTTGTTGACCAGATAAGTACGGGAGTCACCACCGGCATCGCCGTAAGCCAGATCAACCCAGCCGTCACCGGTTTTGTCGTAAGCAATCACGCCGCCGTACCAGATCAGCGTGCCGATCGCCTGCTGCCCGTAGGTATAAGTGCCATCCGTATTCGCCGTCCATTTGCCCTGAATATAGCCACCGTAGTTGGTTTCCGTTGCATAAATGTCTGACGTGCCGTTACGGTCGGTATCGGCCAGCGTGTAGCTCACCACGATATTGCCGCGTGAGTTGGTCAGCGTGGTGCCGGTATAACTGTTCAGGCCAGAACTGGTGTAATCGGAAATACCGGTGACAATGTTCCACAAACCGCCGCTGTTCAGGCTGAAAGCCAT
The Rahnella variigena genome window above contains:
- a CDS encoding lysophospholipid acyltransferase family protein, with the protein product MFSMDTLFQDLDPQHKTPSWQRRLLKILFREKEFHRFAGQYQHLKGIDMAEQVLEHFTIRCELTERDREQIPSYGPVVIVANHPIGTLDGLALLHAVASVRPDVKVVANQLLSLVSSLGSLMIPVDNMGNRTRRNQVTQMQEHLENQGVLIVFPAGEVSRMSSKGVRDGKWHTGFIRLAAKARAPVVPVHISGSNSALFYLTSMIYRPLSTLLLVHEMFGQRGNSLTLKIGARIPYSSWHDGQMQAGDLAARFRKHLYRLGAGKPGLFHTETSIARAEDRAVLKHALEASEVLGKTPDGKMIYLYRRHGEDYVPVLRELGRLREIAFRAVGEGSGRRRDLDGYDDDYYHLVLWDPQALEIVGAYRFIPTADQVASKGLNGIYSQSLFQYGHQMDPILAQGIELGRSFIQPAYWGKRGLDYLWLGIGAYLAKYPQTRYLFGPVSISGGMPLPARDLLVAFYRLYFAPALPLATSRRPYPASLPDVLAQFCGDDYQEDLLRLKRLLTNLGCSIPALYKQYSELCESGGVQFIDFGSDPEFNNCIDGLVLVDLSQLKPAKYERYIAVHH
- a CDS encoding FKBP-type peptidyl-prolyl cis-trans isomerase N-terminal domain-containing protein, whose amino-acid sequence is MSLSRKKGIYLFSALMMSGMTLSASATEPAAAPVTPSVTPSATAPVVAPAPAPTPAVDPASAPVPAPEQTPEPVTTKAPAAETTLPTTPADTTPPAPEPAKNVIPEEVTAESINAAGIAPAPAQMPDSEEQKRAYASGVMLAHFIEEQLANQKSLHITLNKNILLAGIADTFAHQGKMTDEDIRATMSAFDEQVKVLTQAQNEKKQAEDKAYVDAFAKREGVKKTRQGLLYFIDNKGEGAALKDTDTLQVNYKGVLVDGTVVDAPKIDNAYEVFRVATMPPVLRDSVKLIRKGGQITVVIPPATLEKTKDARGESPLNNVVIYTISVVDVNQSK
- a CDS encoding HlyD family type I secretion periplasmic adaptor subunit translates to MNGRTSFQRQQAEKALPRSTLLVWALSLMLLCFFLWANFYTLDEVTTGTGKVIPSSHEQIVQSLEGGIVHSIDVQEGEVVERGQRLAQLDRTKTESGVQESVARLHAALATAARLTAQINNTPLVFPQELDDEPELVKSETELYNSSRNSLEKQLTGLKQGVTLIRRELSMTVPLVKQGAASDVEVLRLQRQINEMESKATDLETQYHVRAGEELAKANAEIEAQRSVILGRKDSLNRLEFFSPVKGIVKNIDVNTVGGVIPPNGKLMTLVPIDDQMLVEAQISPRDVAFIHPGQKAKVKITAYDYSIYGSFDGEVTTISPDTIQDEVRRDVYYYRVNIKTSANYLENKHHEKFYIFPGMIATVDIKTGNKSILDYLLKPLNKMNEALRER
- a CDS encoding type I secretion system permease/ATPase codes for the protein MKKETMLDKGYTAWLKAMLDIAKHYRLDYSEEHVKATIAWEMGSPADVVLDEMAKKLGLGRVTRDLHPRDLDPVSVPFVVTLDNGRLGVVTHLDASGQCAVQFTEDNGLETTLTSEQLSERAQSITLLRPLHTIPDARVDNYIKPYKKNWFWDLALKDWRRYSDIMLASMIANVLALAGMLFSMQVYDRVVPSQSIPTLWVLFAGVMLAITFEFVMRMVRVHISDVVGKRADLRISDRVFGRALRIKNGARSKSTGSFISQIRELESVRELITSTTISVMADLPFFLLFTVILWMIGGPLVFVVLLALPLLLIPGLLIQKPLAKLASEGMRESAVRNASLVEAVESLEDIKLMRAEQRFQNQWNHCNEVSADISMRQRFLTSMLMTWTQEVQSIVYAVVLLVGCYLVMSGDMTTGALVGTTILASRTIAPLAQISGVLSRWQQAKVARKGLDELMQRPIDQEDGQKMVHKAQITGDYALHDAVFYYDEEEKVANLTIAKLHIKPGEKIAVLGKNGAGKSTLLQVLAGMQQVQQGQVVLDNVNIKQIDPADLRRDVALHNQNASLFFGSVRDNITMGRPQATDEEIHQALVISGALTFVQQKENGLNFLIHEGGVGLSGGQRQALLLARNIITQPQVLLLDEPTAWLDEISEWNLINQLSGWAKDKTLVVATHRLALLQLVDRIIVMDNGRISLDGNKDEILNKHFRQKGQAPAAAQQPVKPPVKQEAS